One window from the genome of Borrelia puertoricensis encodes:
- a CDS encoding DUF1506 family protein, whose protein sequence is MISNVRNGFSRLASRVISYFQNEENFKLHKGNYSKCEELDSHEITYDKGKFSKFTGVLFSIKADTLASLPEINLYDVKSLHKLYTTSSLEFELKDRISAQSTFYEILSIDSSIGYLTMILKEVEWK, encoded by the coding sequence GTGATTAGTAACGTTAGAAATGGGTTTTCAAGACTAGCATCAAGAGTAATCTCTTACTTTCAAAATGAAGAGAATTTCAAACTTCACAAAGGTAATTACTCTAAGTGTGAGGAGTTAGATTCCCATGAGATAACTTATGATAAGGGTAAGTTTAGCAAGTTTACAGGGGTACTCTTTAGTATCAAAGCTGACACGCTTGCAAGTTTACCTGAAATTAATCTTTATGATGTTAAGTCACTTCATAAACTTTATACTACCTCTAGTCTAGAGTTTGAACTTAAAGATAGAATTTCAGCTCAAAGTACATTTTATGAAATTTTAAGTATCGACTCTAGTATTGGCTATCTTACTATGATTTTGAAGGAAGTAGAATGGAAGTAG
- a CDS encoding DUF787 family protein yields MPQDTISVNLVHSKLDINYVNYYTPLLVYKCSKIKVNTTTPKIKILNLNINSFERQIDVLEKEGSNSDDEFGKEKEYLKGAIQAFFSAGDSGLKSVKLLIYKEGTESKAIKSELKDNRYTFIVLINTYVNNSDGGDGLVLYKDDYTHFKDDKHFFVFATKESEVKELFKDGANSKSKIIVIHSQGDAHLHLRFISKYLHEASIFQAANPYGLKFSSLEPITDNDTISKLRNANINFYALLNETGLDGVKAFKEGVTLEGAPIDEIFTYHYIKYELTSQLIRVWNFNNRQNSKLSELQLSGKRDNAYSAAVECMLKRFIDRGVIVAYSNLKTQISPTQALKLFLSVEITYNYSMNAVLLNITAQDIQNYLNSLKET; encoded by the coding sequence ATGCCACAAGATACAATTAGTGTGAATTTGGTACATTCTAAATTAGATATAAATTATGTAAATTACTACACACCTTTACTTGTGTACAAATGTTCCAAAATTAAAGTTAACACCACAACGCCTAAGATTAAGATATTAAACTTAAATATAAATAGCTTTGAGAGACAAATTGATGTACTTGAGAAGGAAGGAAGTAATAGTGATGATGAATTTGGTAAAGAGAAGGAATACTTAAAGGGAGCAATCCAAGCATTCTTCTCAGCAGGTGATTCTGGACTTAAATCAGTTAAACTACTCATATATAAAGAAGGAACTGAATCAAAAGCAATAAAATCAGAGCTTAAAGACAATAGATATACATTTATTGTACTTATAAACACTTACGTAAATAACAGTGATGGTGGTGATGGGCTTGTACTTTACAAAGATGATTATACACATTTTAAAGACGATAAGCACTTTTTTGTATTTGCAACAAAAGAATCTGAAGTAAAAGAGTTGTTTAAAGATGGTGCGAATTCTAAATCTAAAATTATTGTTATCCACTCACAAGGTGATGCACATCTTCACTTAAGATTTATATCTAAATACTTACATGAAGCTAGCATATTTCAAGCTGCTAATCCTTATGGACTCAAATTTAGCAGCTTGGAGCCTATTACTGATAATGATACAATTTCTAAACTTCGGAACGCGAATATTAATTTTTATGCACTGCTTAATGAGACTGGTCTTGATGGTGTTAAAGCTTTTAAAGAAGGAGTCACACTTGAAGGTGCTCCAATTGATGAAATTTTCACTTATCATTATATCAAATATGAACTTACATCACAGCTTATTAGAGTATGGAATTTTAATAACAGACAAAATAGTAAATTATCAGAATTGCAACTCTCAGGTAAGCGAGACAATGCTTACAGTGCGGCTGTTGAGTGTATGCTTAAACGTTTCATTGATAGGGGTGTAATTGTTGCGTACTCTAATCTTAAAACCCAAATATCACCAACACAAGCTCTAAAGCTTTTCTTATCAGTAGAGATTACTTATAACTACTCTATGAACGCAGTTCTTCTAAACATTACAGCACAAGATATACAAAATTACTTAAATAGCTTAAAGGAGACTTAA
- a CDS encoding DUF764 family protein — MILSTKDIHKSLISYFKNFKERTSKLALNLDLINTYNHPYMSKYTLECANIIAIKFENMDDLTLGSRAGAFYKNVNEFVLNFQIFILSQVISSKERDAYYTMFQIYSLLSDFIYENTHKVTLQSEDERYLTELNFYIYPTTNMQNSGLVKIDSNYSNAAYCCNQAFKASVQVIEQLIKEEK; from the coding sequence GTGATATTAAGTACAAAAGACATACATAAAAGCCTAATCTCGTATTTTAAAAATTTTAAAGAACGTACTTCTAAATTAGCTCTAAATTTAGATTTAATTAATACATACAATCATCCATACATGTCTAAATACACTCTTGAGTGTGCAAACATTATTGCAATTAAATTTGAAAATATGGATGACCTAACATTAGGCTCAAGAGCTGGTGCATTTTATAAGAATGTGAATGAGTTTGTCCTGAATTTTCAAATATTCATCTTAAGTCAGGTTATAAGCTCTAAAGAGAGAGATGCTTATTACACAATGTTTCAAATCTATAGTCTACTTAGTGATTTTATTTATGAGAATACTCATAAGGTAACGCTGCAAAGTGAAGATGAGCGGTACTTAACTGAACTTAATTTTTATATTTATCCTACAACAAATATGCAAAATAGTGGACTTGTTAAAATTGATTCTAATTATAGCAATGCTGCATATTGTTGCAATCAAGCTTTTAAAGCTAGTGTGCAAGTAATCGAACAACTAATTAAGGAGGAGAAGTAA
- a CDS encoding DUF3890 domain-containing protein produces MSGELQTLHSKVLSLLNLNEDILSFTQFETYTELLEMIIITKSIDARMLSSSSLILLLCYYIGCKLSQAGVIREFGLERIKNEKLNELEISYHPASNEANTNLSFCRQFESLLGALKSQTNMPSCCIGFIK; encoded by the coding sequence ATGTCAGGCGAGCTTCAAACACTTCACAGTAAAGTCTTAAGTTTACTTAACTTAAATGAAGACATATTATCATTTACACAGTTTGAAACTTACACAGAATTACTTGAGATGATAATAATTACTAAAAGCATTGATGCTCGTATGCTTAGCTCCTCAAGTCTGATATTACTGCTTTGTTACTATATAGGCTGCAAGCTAAGTCAAGCAGGAGTAATACGTGAATTTGGCCTTGAGAGGATTAAAAATGAAAAGCTAAATGAGCTTGAAATTTCATATCATCCTGCTAGTAATGAGGCTAATACTAATTTAAGTTTTTGTAGACAGTTTGAATCGCTACTTGGTGCTCTAAAAAGCCAAACAAACATGCCCTCTTGTTGTATAGGATTTATAAAGTGA